AAAAATGTCAGtggtttgtttattatataatataaactatatatataaatttttcatctagATACTTATAACTACTAATCTATCGCCtacttcaattattttcaatgagtAGCAACCTGCGCAGTCTTTCTCTGTGGCAGTCTATAAAGACAAAGCGTTCACCTCTATTGTTTGTATTACTTATAAAAAGACAGCTGCAAATTACTACGGGTGTGTTCATTACAGGATACTGGATGCAAATTGCTATCAGTTAATGAGCAGAACATTCGCCGTAGAGGTAATCCCTTACAAAGTTACTCTTCTGGGCACCAGATAAGAGGTGTTTAACAAATCAGCTTCctcataaaagaaatttaaatcttgaagaaagaaaataaaatgtttgaatctgaaatcatttttaaagtccTGAACTtcgaaatatgtaatttttttgacaattgtaTCTTTTCTATTTAAGACGAATACTCAGGAATTTTTTGCAAATAGTGCTCAAAGGAATGTGGAAAACTATTGGAAATTAAGTTTCTCGACTTTTTGGCAACAGGCCTTACACAAAATACGTAAGAATTAGGAACTCACCACCACCAGATCGTAGCATGTCAAGAAAGGTGCTCTCAGCATTTCCTCGCGTGCGTCCTTGTTTTTGCGAGGGTGTGCCAAAGCTTAgactttgaatatttatttctgctttAAGCTGTTCTGGTGGAATGTCGTCTACAAGAAATTCGTTCGGATCCTCCACAAAAGCCTGTTGAAGATCCCGCATAATCTTCTTGCGAATAGTCTTCTTCATGGATAAATGCCGCTCTAAATGCTTGACATCTGTTTCCGTCAGAGTTTTACTGTTATCACGTCGCTTGGATTTCttctttttactatttttgggGCTCTTATCCTCTCCAGAAGTAGATACCACTGAAATCGCATTATCTAGTTCCTCCCCTTGAATTTGACCATTATCCCATTTACTCCCAAATCCAAAAATGTCTCTCAGATGGGGAATATTTCGTTCCGTCAACTGTGGTCTAGCCATGTTTCTGCAGGTGTCCTTCAACCAGGGAAAAATTCAAGTTATTACCTCTTCTGGGATTAAGCTCCAACCTTCTTcctttgaagaatttcaaacgatatttgactaaaaaatcaaatgatttctgaaacataataaaaaattcaaggttAGTTTTTTCTCTACATATGTCTACAGGGTATCAGCCACTGTGGATGCCGATCCTCAAGAGCACGCCAATGTCGGTGCTATTTTGAGTTGTAACATTTTTCAGAAAGGAAAATATATGAAGGCACAATGAAAAGCTACAAATTTCATACCAATGGTTTTCTGTGCATTATCATGCAGTTCATTaccataaattatttagaaactaAGAAAACATTTTCTGGGTTGAATGATGAACCAGAGAGATCTACAAGAATAAAAGAAGCGTTGCAAAAAGTAAAAACTGAAGAATTTACTGCAAAGCGAGCTAAAAAATGGGAGCAACCTGATGAGCAAAGGCTGCAATACGATTCCTGGTATCTTGAAAAAGAATAACACGCACGGACTTCCATTTCCTTACATGGCACACAGTACGGTACAGTGAGTCAATTAAGTAACATCAACTATCTCACGCCGTTCTTTCACGACTAACATCATTTCCTATTATACGTCTAAAGGTCCTTACGCTCCATGACTATGTCATTGCCAAATTACTCCTGACACTGCCTGTAATTGCATACTTTGTACAGTTCTTATAacactatacaaaaaattaatttttttccttcccAAGCGATATATTAATCTAATTTCCCCTATCATCCTAAGGGTatgtacttttgaaaaatatatagccCTCAATTTTTACACAGATTTGAGTGAATAACTCAGCAtggcaaaattttaaacatgtgaGACAAAAAACTATTTGAAGATTAAGGTTTCATG
The sequence above is drawn from the Belonocnema kinseyi isolate 2016_QV_RU_SX_M_011 chromosome 7, B_treatae_v1, whole genome shotgun sequence genome and encodes:
- the LOC117176962 gene encoding uncharacterized protein LOC117176962 isoform X1; the protein is MARPQLTERNIPHLRDIFGFGSKWDNGQIQGEELDNAISVVSTSGEDKSPKNSKKKKSKRRDNSKTLTETDVKHLERHLSMKKTIRKKIMRDLQQAFVEDPNEFLVDDIPPEQLKAEINIQSLSFGTPSQKQGRTRGNAESTFLDMLRSGGGLETNGVDDRDLGSSSPKREAQHAQDTDEESSYNCDSTIETPTKKSGNFWRRFTMKSRTKR
- the LOC117176962 gene encoding uncharacterized protein LOC117176962 isoform X2 produces the protein MARPQLTERNIPHLRDIFGFGSKWDNGQIQGEELDNAISVVSTSGEDKSPKNSKKKKSKRRDNSKTLTETDVKHLERHLSMKKTIRKKIMRDLQQAFVEDPNEFLVDDIPPEQLKAEINIQSLSFGTPSQKQGRTRGNAESTFLDMLRSGGDLNFFYEEADLLNTSYLVPRRVTL